From the genome of Hymenobacter gelipurpurascens:
AGGGTCACTGAATTTGTTGTTATCTGAATATTTAAACCATAGAAGGAGATATATTCCAAACTTTGTTTGCTGTGAATCTAAATATCTTTTCAATTGAGTTCCTGCTGCTGAATCAGCATGTTTATGATGTGCTTTTTTGATCTCACAACACACCTTTAATAATTTATTTTGACTATTTGTGTAAGTAAAAAGCATATCTATTTCTCCCTCTGAAGAAGCTGGTTCTCGAACCACACCTACACCTTTTAGTGTGCAAAGTGGTTCAATAATATTCATTAAATAAGGCTGAACTAAAGGCTCATTTTTAGGTTCTTTCTCTGATTCAGAGTCAAGCCAAAAATATTTATAACCGCTTTTGTGTGTTATTTGATTTGCGACAGTTTGATTAAATATAAATGTCACAAAGTTAAGCAAATCATGATTATTGTATATCTTATATCCTTTAAATGCTTCGACAAAATCATTGCCCAATATATTGAGCTCATTTAATTTTTCGATATAGCTTGAAGTCCTCTTGTTGTATAAATAATCACTTGTCAAAAAATATGTTCTTTCTAATATAACAACTTTATCACGACTGTTATATAATAATACTCTCAGACAAGAAAAAAGGTCTAAATTGATATCATTCTGGCTAAACGTCGGCGCAACCTCATTACCTAATAAAACCTCTCTTAGCGCCTTAACAACTCTGGATTTTGAAGGAAAATATGACGCCCCATATATAGCACGTTCCTCAGTAAAGTCTATGTCAGTGGTTTCTAATTTGCCATCTGAAAACTCTATATGAAATTCCGGATGATAACATTCATCTAGAAAAGCTTCAACAAATGTAACCTGCCCTTGCCCAGGATAAATATCTATCATATGCCCGAGAGTATTACCGCCTAAAATAGCTCTACCCTGAAGATAATATAGAGGGTGCTCTGTAAAGTGGTCAACAGTATGAAAGATAAACTTAATCCCTTCTTTGATGCTGTAAGCATTGGTAGCACTTATTTTGCTAGGCAATGTGAACTGAAAAACAGTTGTATCAATATTGTCTAATGAGTAGAAACGATCACGAGCAGGGAATTCGCTCAATGGGCTAGGGTTTATGCCAAGCATTACGCCACCTGTATTGTCATTCGTTATAGAAGGAGCTGTGATGCCAAGATTTTGTTGGCCCTTGTAGCTTGTTTGCAGATAAAGAGATTTTACTTTTATCGGATATAGCCATACTTTGATATCATAGTAATCGGTTTTATTTATTTTGTGTTTGTTAGCTACATATATATCATATATATCCTGACTTCTTATGATTGTAAATAGATCATTTACTCTTAAAAGGCATCCTAAAAAGAAATCCGCAAGATTATCTTGATCGCTATGTATATTGTTTATAAGAAAATTGCAGCAGTCTTCAAATTTTTCAAATTTAATATATCTTGCTATTATTTTATTTGCCATGTAACAAACCGCATCTTTTGTTATATCATCAAATTTCAATGTTAATTCTCTTACTTCGGGTAAAATCTGCAATTCAACATTTTTTATTAATTCTTTTTTTAAATTTTCTCTATTTGTATAAGACTCATTTGTTAGTGAAAAAGCCGCTTTATAATATGTGTCAATTACTTCGTGATCTGTCGATATTACGAGGTTAATGATCTCATTTAATTTCTGAACAAATTGGATATGATAAATTACTTTTATATAAATAGGTATGTTGAATGATAGCAAAATATTTGCTTGAATTTCAAATATTGATAAAGACCCAATGTTGGTAGAGTTAAAACATATATTAAGATTATTTAAAATATCATCAAATATAAATATAGCACCACTTGGTAAGCTTAGACTATAATTCTTGTTTCCGAGTGTTAACTCGAAAGGAAGGCTAATTATATAATTCTGCTCATTCTCATGATTATTATAAAATTCTTCTAAACATTCAACAACAGCACCGTAAGCTTCTAGAAGCTGAACTTCAGTTGTGTTAGGGTTGTGTATTGCAATGCTTTTTGCAAAATAAACTTGCACGTAATTGCGAACTATTTCAATCGAAGCCATTGGTAAATATTTATTAATAAAAAAACTGCCATGCGATTTGCTGTGATGAATATTTTATATGATTCTCATTAAAGAATCAGCGCCTACATTATATATTATTCATGATCTTATCTATTATTAGTGATATAACACACACTACTTAAGTGGTTATGGAGGTCCGAAATGCTGCCTATCTGATTATTGGCAAGAACAAGTGAAGGGGGGGGGCGCCTGTCACTTATATTCCTTTAGACTACATGGTAATAATGAAAAGTTTTATAAAATAGGCATAACCGTTAACACTGTATCACGGCGCTTTCACAATATGCGCGATATGCCCTACGAGTTTGAGGTACTGGCAATCTGTAAATCATCCGATGCTCGTCGCATCTATGAGTGGGAACAAAGTATTCTGGAGCCATTTGCTCATAATACGCTACAAGCCTAAGATTCCCTTTGCAGGAGAAACTGAATGCTTCTCTAAATGCGAGGAAATTTTGAGTGTGTTTCCTGTATAGCTGAGCCAAATGAAAAGTCCCGCCGGACAGGGCAGGGTTAGGGGGTTAGTCATTACCGAGTAGATGTTGCAATCCGTCTCGGAACTTAGGAGACATCTTTTTGTCTAACCAAAACAGAAGAGAGGCGAGTGTACCTATACCCAAGAGCAGCAGGAGCAGCAATGCATACTTATTAATCTGCTCACTAAACTGGCGAAAGACGATATAACTCAAGTTTTGGTGGATCAAGTAAAGCGGGTAGCTCAGGCCACCCAACCAAGCATACCACCTCGACTGCCCTAAAGTCAGCTTGCCCTTTATTAGGAGCAGGAAGATGAGGTAGCACAGGGTAATAATGATGAATGCCACCGCGAAAGAGAACGGCTCTTTATACATCCATTCTTTAAAGTGCATTTCCTGCTGAGAACCATACAGGCTTAACCCATAGGCAGCGGCCAACAGTAAGTAGAGCCAGCGAGACGGCTTTTGTTGCAGCAAACAGAAAACCATGCCGCCCACGAAGTACGGCGCGTATTGGGGGAAAAGCAGAAAGGTGTAAGCACCTACCGTTTTATGCCCGCTAGCTACGGCGGAAAGGAGTAAAAGCCCAGCCAGCACCCAATTGATATGCTTCAGCCAACGGCTCACAATCAGCAGAGCTATTAACAGGTACAAGCATAACTCGATGGTGAGCGACCAGAAAACCGTATCCAAATCGGGTATACCCAACAGGGAGTGGAACATAGTCATGTTCGCCAGATAGGCCTTCAATCCTGCTTCCAGCTCTGGCCTCCACGCGGGTGTGTTATAAGCAGGCCCCCCAATACGGACCACCGCAAAGCAAAAGGTACACGCTATCCAGTAGGCAGGGTACAACCGAACCACCCGAGAAATAAAAAACTGCTTTACAGATTTGTTCTGGGCCGAAAGTAGAATAACATAGCCGCTAATGAGAAAGAACAATTCTACTCCTAAATACCCATACTTAAAGATGGCCCCAAGGCCAGGATATTCTACAGGGCTTAGGCGTTGCCATTGATACACCCAGTTATATCCGTGATAAAAAAGGTGATAGAAGAGAACCGATAGGGCAGCTATAAAGCGAAGTATATCTAGCTCGTGTAAACGCGGGCGTAGGCCTTGACTCATAAACGGAGGATATCCTTTTGCTCACACACTATGCGTGATACAAGGCCCAAAGTAGGCATGAAACCCCTACTATTTGCAGTGGTAAGAGACAGAATAACAAAGCCCCGCCTATCCGGCGGGGCTGTAGCACATCAGTGGCTGAGACTGTTCTAGCCTTTTTGTAGTTTCGGGTAAATCATATGAATCGGTTACTAAACTCTCGATTACAATGCTGGAAGGTATAATGATGCTATATGCGTTTGCTGTCGCTTTTCGTGTGATTTTCTGGGTTGTTGACCGCTTTGACTTGGGCTCCGAACCAGACAATTACTTCGGCCAGATGGATTATCTACTGGAGGATGATTTGGACTGGCACTCTCTTACCCCTGAGGAGAAAGCGTACGTTCGCAAGAAACGCCCAGAATATGAAGACTGGGAGTAAAAAAAGCCCCAACCTGCACAGGTCGGGGCTTTTTGGTTAAAAGAATTCTACCACGTCACAAAACAGGTTGGACTGAGAGAAGGAGTAGGCCGATGCCTTGATGCGCACTTGCCACGTATGCACGCCCACGCCGTTCACCGCCGTGGCGGTGGCCCGTACGGCACTAGCGGTAAGTACACCATCTGGGTTGTCGCAGGTGCCTTCGGCCCGCACAACGCCATCAATTAGCACTTCAAAGGCAGCGCCGCCGCCAGCAGTAGGCGTCTTGATGCGTACCCCTTGGCCGTAAAACTGCCCCCCATTGGTGCTGCTGTAGGCAGCGTCAATGCATGTACCATTGCCAGGACTGGAGTATTTGATGGCCCCGGCGCTCCCTTGCCCGGTAGGGTATGTCAGCCAGCCGCCATCCGGGGCATTGGTAACCGTGTAGACTACGCGGGAATCAGAATCCTCGATCGATAAGGGAGCAACAATACCCGTGAAGCCGGCTGGTACGCCTGTTTCCGCGGGTGGTGTGACCGACCCTGCCCCTACTTTCAGCCGCGCAAAGTCAAAGCTGACCGGCTTGCTTTCCGCCACCATCTCAATGCGGTAGGAGGCCATGGGCAAATCACCCGAATCCAGGAAGAAATCTGAGGTGAGGCTGGTAGTCGTATTATACGCCGTGGTCGAATCCGCTTGGCTACGCGTTTGGTTGTACACAATACCCCCGTCTGAGGTGCGGCTTATGCGTAAGCGCCAAATACCCGTATTGGCCCCGCGTAACGCCCCGATTTGCACCCGGCTACACGTCTCCGTTAGCTGCCAGATAACGCCAGCCGTGTTGGTAAAGGCGCCGGCTTTGCTGCCTGCGTAGCCATCGT
Proteins encoded in this window:
- a CDS encoding GIY-YIG nuclease family protein; protein product: MKGGGACHLYSFRLHGNNEKFYKIGITVNTVSRRFHNMRDMPYEFEVLAICKSSDARRIYEWEQSILEPFAHNTLQA
- a CDS encoding acyltransferase family protein; the encoded protein is MSQGLRPRLHELDILRFIAALSVLFYHLFYHGYNWVYQWQRLSPVEYPGLGAIFKYGYLGVELFFLISGYVILLSAQNKSVKQFFISRVVRLYPAYWIACTFCFAVVRIGGPAYNTPAWRPELEAGLKAYLANMTMFHSLLGIPDLDTVFWSLTIELCLYLLIALLIVSRWLKHINWVLAGLLLLSAVASGHKTVGAYTFLLFPQYAPYFVGGMVFCLLQQKPSRWLYLLLAAAYGLSLYGSQQEMHFKEWMYKEPFSFAVAFIIITLCYLIFLLLIKGKLTLGQSRWYAWLGGLSYPLYLIHQNLSYIVFRQFSEQINKYALLLLLLLGIGTLASLLFWLDKKMSPKFRDGLQHLLGND